Proteins encoded by one window of Panicum virgatum strain AP13 chromosome 7N, P.virgatum_v5, whole genome shotgun sequence:
- the LOC120681983 gene encoding phytosulfokine receptor 1-like yields the protein MGAFRWRFHFLLVAALLHVHGGLSLNQTCHPTDLQALLDFSNGLDSKAAGLIGWGPGDAACCSWTGVACDFGRVVDLDLSNKSLRGDLSPSVASLDGLVTLNLSRNSLRGAAPAVLGRLPRLRVLDLSVNELSGTFPASDGGFPAIEVVNISSNSFDGPHPAFPAAANLTSLDINGNNFSGRINSSALCLGPVEVLRFSGNGFSGEIPSGLSRCKALAELSLDGNDLSGNIPGDLYTLPRLTRLSLQENQLTGNLGNDLGNLSQLVQLDLSYNRFSGSIPDVFGGVRRLECLNLASNRFDGELPASLSSCQMLRVISLRNNSLSGEIAINFKLLQNLNTFDTGTNNLSGTIPSGIALCTELKTLNLARNKLVGEIPESFKDLRSLSYLSLTGNGFMNLSSALQVLQHLPNLTSLVLTRNFRGGETMPVDGINGFKSMQVLVLANCLLTGIIPPWLQGLESLNVLDISWNKLNGNIPPWLGKLNNLFYVDLSNNSFTGELPMSFTQMRSLISSNGSSGQSPTGDLPLFIKKNSTGKGLQYNQVSSFPPSLILSNNLLVGPIWSSFGHLVKLHVLDLSWNNFSGPIPDGLSNMSSLEMLNLGHNNLNGAIPSSLTKLNFLSKFDVSYNNLTGDIPTGGQFSTFTNEDFEGNSALCLPRNSSCAKKDPFVEGAHSKKSKGALAALGLGTAVGVVSFLFCAYVVVSRIVHSRMQEHNPKAVANAEDSESSNSCLVLLFQNNKEISIEDILKSTNNFDQAYIVGCGGFGLVYKSTLPDGRRVAIKRLSGDYSQIEREFQAEVETLSRAQHDNLVLLQGYCKVGNDRLLIYSYMENGSLDYWLHERADSGMLLDWRKRLWIALGAARGLAYLHMSCDPHILHRDIKSSNILLDEKFEAHLADFGLARLICAYETHVTTDVVGTLGYIPPEYGQSPVATYKGDIYSFGIVLLELLTGRRPVDMCRPKGTRDVVSWVLQMKEEGRETEVFHPSIHHKENERQLMRVLKIACLCVTAAPKSRPTSQQLVAWLDDIAEDSGLEQPGVSSGFNLLS from the coding sequence ATGGGGGCCTTCCGCTGGCGGTTCCACTTCTTGCTCGTCGCCGCTCTGCTCCACGTCCATGGCGGCCTGTCCCTGAACCAGACGTGCCACCCCACCGACCTGCAGGCGCTCCTTGACTTCTCCAATGGCTTGGACAGCAAGGCCGCCGGGCTCATCGGGTGGGGTCCCGGCGACGCCGCCTGCTGTTCCTGGACCGGCGTCGCCTGCGATTTTGGGAGGGTGGTCGACCTGGATCTCTCCAACAAGAGCCTCCGCGGCGACCTCTCCCCCTCGGTCGCCTCCCTCGACGGCCTCGTCACGCTCAACCTCTCCCGGAACTCgctccgcggcgcggcgccggcggtgctcGGCCGGCTGCCGAGGCTGCGCGTGCTCGACCTCAGCGTGAACGAGCTCTCCGGCACATTCCCGGCGAGTGACGGCGGCTTCCCGGCGATCGAGGTCGTCAACATCTCCTCCAACAGCTTCGACGGGCCGCACCCTGCGTTCCCCGCCGCGGCGAACCTGACGAGTCTTGATATCAACGGCAACAACTTCTCCGGCCGCATCAACTCGTCCGCTCTCTGTCTTGGGCCGGTCGAGGTCCTGCGATTCTCGGGCAATGGCTTCTCCGGCGAGATCCCCAGCGGCCTGAGCCGATGCAAGGCGCTTGCGGAGCTCTCTCTCGACGGCAATGACTTATCTGGGAACATCCCCGGCGACCTGTACACGTTGCCCAGGTTGACGAGGCTGAGCTTACAGGAAAATCAGCTCACCGGCAACCTCGGCAATGACCTTGGTAACCTCTCCCAGCTCGTGCAGCTTGACTTGTCGTATAACAGGTTCTCTGGCTCCATCCCTGATGTGTTTGGAGGGGTGAGGAGGCTGGAGTGCCTGAACTTGGCCTCCAATAGGTTCGATGGTGAATTGCCTGCTTCATTGTCAAGTTGTCAAATGCTGAGGGTAATCAGCCTAAGGAACAACTCGCTGTCTGGTGAGATTGCTATCAACTTCAAATTGCTGCAGAACCTGAACACTTTTGATACTGGAACCAACAATCTGAGTGGCACTATACCTTCTGGTATTGCTTTGTGCACCGAGTTGAAGACGCTGAACCTTGCAAGGAACAAGCTTGTGGGGGAGATACCGGAGAGCTTCAAGGATTTGAGATCTCTGTCGTACCTCTCCCTGACAGGAAATGGCTTCATGAACCTGTCATCGGCATTGCAAGTCTTGCAACACCTGCCCAACCTGACCAGTTTGGTTCTCACCAGGAATTTCCGTGGTGGCGAGACAATGCCAGTGGATGGAATCAATGGGTTCAAGAGCATGCAGGTGCTTGTCCTGGCAAACTGTTTACTCACTGGCATAATTCCGCCATGGCTGCAGGGCTTAGAAAGTCTCAATGTCCTGGACATTTCATGGAACAAGTTAAACGGGAACATCCCGCCATGGCTAGGGAAGCTGAACAATCTCTTCTACGTCGACCTGTCAAACAATTCGTTCACTGGGGAGCTTCCTATGAGCTTCACACAGATGAGGAGTTTGATTTCAAGTAATGGCTCGAGTGGGCAGTCACCAACAGGGGACCTACCATTattcatcaagaagaattcaACTGGCAAAGGTTTGCAGTACAACCAAGTCAGCAGCTTTCCACCTTCTCTTATACTCTCAAACAACTTGCTTGTTGGTCCAATCTGGTCAAGCTTTGGTCATCTTGTGAAGCTTCATGTGCTGGACTTGAGCTGGAACAACTTCTCAGGACCAATTCCTGATGGATTGTCAAATATGTCGAGCTTGGAAATGCTGAATTTGGGCCACAACAATCTCAATGGGGCAATACCCTCATCTCTAACGAAGCTGAATTTTCTCTCCAAGTTTGATGTGTCATACAACAATTTGACTGGAGATATCCCTACTGGTGGGCAATTCTCCACATTCACAAATGAAGATTTTGAAGGTAACTCTGCACTCTGCCTTCCTCGGAATTCTTCATGCGCAAAGAAGGATCCATTTGTGGAAGGTGCACACAGTAAGAAGAGCAAAGGCGCACTTGCCGCTCTTGGACTGGGAACTGCAGTTGGGGTAGTCTCTTTCTTGTTCTGTGCTTATGTGGTTGTGTCAAGGATTGTTCATTCAAGAATGCAGGAGCATAATCCAAAGGCTGTAGCAAATGCTGAAGACTCAGAGTCCTCTAACTCATGCCTTGTGCtgcttttccaaaacaacaaaGAAATCAGCATTGAGGACATCTTGAAGTCCACCAATAACTTTGATCAAGCCTATATAGTTGGATGTGGTGGTTTTGGCCTTGTCTACAAATCGACACTACCAGATGGGAGGAGAGTTGCAATCAAAAGGCTTTCTGGTGACTACTCTCAGATCGAGCGGGAATTCCAAGCCGAGGTGGAGACACTGTCACGGGCTCAACATGATAACCTTGTCTTGCTGCAAGGTTATTGCAAGGTCGGCAATGACAGACTATTGATCTACTCATATATGGAGAATGGCAGCTTGGACTACTGGCTTCACGAGAGGGCTGATAGTGGGATGCTGCTGGATTGGCGGAAGAGACTGTGGATTGCACTTGGTGCAGCAAGGGGGCTGGCATACTTGCATATGTCTTGTGATCCCCACATATTGCACCGAGATATCAAATCAAGCAATATCCTTCTGGATGAGAAATTTGAGGCCCATCTGGCTGATTTTGGTTTAGCAAGACTCATCTGCGCATATGAGACACATGTCACCACAGATGTAGTTGGAACCTTGGGCTACATTCCTCCTGAATATGGGCAATCACCTGTAGCAACATACAAGGGCGACATATACAGCTTTGGTATTGTTCTGCTTGAGCTACTCACTGGTCGGAGGCCTGTGGACATGTGCAGGCCAAAAGGGACCAGGGATGTCGTGTCATGGGTGCTTCAGATGAAAGAAGAGGGCAGGGAAACAGAAGTTTTCCATCCAAGCATACACCACAAGGAGAATGAAAGGCAGTTGATGAGAGTACTCAAGATAGCATGCCTTTGTGTGACTGCTGCTCCCAAGTCAAGACCAACATCGCAGCAGCTAGTCGCATGGCTCGACGACATTGCAGAAGACTCTGGTTTAGAGCAACCTGGAGTTTCCAGTGGTTTCAATTTGCTTTCTTGA
- the LOC120682211 gene encoding inactive poly [ADP-ribose] polymerase RCD1-like — protein sequence MASPRESNSRCLKRKLVEDSLSKECKFRRVKAANGPSFDLSSKRCNCCCIRPNLANDCVNFLKSGVPKCIMYYKQGSWHNFPEQIMKFLVEEFSGNKSSVVSVMDDDPVLIDFLSMTMVNLTSRKQKSVAWIDDTSKCFSPSLIFDEEIDDMVKADAANAQGTVHGIMLDKAVNSPPEVVKQVVVESSLPASERPSNADILRKKIISVERGSKDFLFVQDLFLSGMAPFATPKNLLHVYRYSPNDITAQCRLQAFEKQIVSTKEKRGDANVRYGWLGSRKNDIVRILINGLGITGKPAEKSDLSAGVYLSPENRTFTSVGLCDVDEKGVQYILLCQVILGNTEAVDPGSQEFFPSSDVYDSGVDDCLNPKCYVMWPSHLSTHMRLEYLVSFKLSPDIRNYLLHLKGLWFRPSQKEVAADISTLQPASCEIGEGPTTPWISFKVLFGLVQDNISYIARELLFHHYEELKESIITREEMVRKIMIIVGKEILLEALNKLHYCPSLWYKSSVKAVSGDPAVPPAAEQLSLKETSRYALIGNHADSHAPNSMPEHSGALSAKGCGALPTDIVPKGRDCPTPCAVPKISSSAAAKCPVSQGVESKGNPRQVISLGNSATRFARYQDPIVTRMPPISRDGLLEMTSKLSASPGMEVCSSVSPTTGLPGCAPAPTNTSKSPGILAPVFSPSPKGCESVVPTLALGNPKGAGSKCLNSAPMTPGGQEFLSLSFALERPIPHSVKGPDSSTSAARLPLYAPGRRHSPSVSTKPCGSLTLSMTAKDHDPSASRAETKSHESPTAATRPESHRPQAMDAATKVQNAPKQITGELKDQAAQNKLPGPSLEGSSHAFCAADTLVALSTPQE from the exons ATGGCATCTCCGAGAGAATCGAACTCCCGGTGCTTGAAGCGCAAACTTGTCGAAGATTCCCTGTCGAAAGAGTGTAAATTTCGTCGCGTCAAAGCAGCGAATGGCCCCTCATTTGATTTATCTTCCAAGCGCTGCAACTGCTGCTGCATTCGACCTAACCTTGCCAATGATTGTGTCAATTTCCTGAAGAGTGGAGTCCCAAAGTGTATCATGTATTACAAACAAGGTTCTTGGCACAATTTTCCTGAGCAAATAATGAAGTTCCTGGTTGAAGAATTCAGTGGCAACAAATCAAGTGTTGTTTCTGTGATGGATGATGATCCTGTTCTAATTGATTTCTTGTCAATGACCATGGTAAATCTAACATCCAGAAAGCAGAAGTCTGTTGCCTGGATTGATGATACTAGCAAATGCTTTTCTCCTTCTCTCATCTTTGATGAGGAAATTGATGATATGGTCAAAGCGGATGCTGCTAATGCTCAGGGTACTGTACATGGAATTATGTTGGATAAGGCTGTGAATTCTCCACCTGAAGTGGTGAAGCAGGTTGTTGTTGAATCTAGCCTTCCAGCTTCTGAGAGACCTTCCAATGCAGACATATTAcgcaagaagatcatatctgtgGAAAGAGGCAGCAAAGACTTTCTATTTGTCCAGGACCTTTTCCTCTCTGGTATGGCCCCATTTGCAACACCAAAAAATCTACTTCATGTCTACCGCTACTCTCCGAATGATATAACTGCACAGTGTAGACTTCAAGCTTTTGAAAAACAGATAGTGTCCACCAAAGAAAAACGTGGTGACGCAAATGTAAGATATGGATGGCTAGGATCAAGGAAGAATGACATAGTCAGAATTCTAATTAATGGTTTGGGTATCACTGGAAAACCTGCTGAAAAGTCAGATTTGAGTGCTGGTGTTTATCTTTCACCAGAAAACCGAACATTTACCAG CGTCGGTCTTTGTGATGTTGACGAAAAAGGTGTGCAGTATATATTGCTGTGCCAAGTGATATTGGGCAACACAGAAGCTGTGGATCCTGGATCTCAGGAATTTTTTCCAAGCAGCGATGTATATGATTCTGGTGTCGATGATTGTCTCAACCCAAAGTGTTATGTGATGTGGCCATCACATCTAAGCACTCACATGCGTTTAGAATATCTTGTTAGTTTCAAGCTTTCCCCAGACATTCGAA ATTATTTGCTTCACTTGAAAGGATTGTGGTTTCGCCCATCTCAAAAGGAAGTTGCAGCGGATATTTCTACTCTTCAACCT GCTTCATGCGAAATAGGTGAAGGACCAACTACCCCATGGATATCATTCAAAGTCCTGTTCGGATTAGTTCAAGACAATATATCATACATAGCAAGGGAACTGCTCTTCCATCATTATGAAGAGCTGAAG GAAAGTATAATAACTCGTGAAGAAATGGTGAGGAAGATAATGATAATAGTTGGAAAGGAAATACTTTTGGAAGCATTGAATAAACTTCATTACTGT CCATCACTATGGTACAAGTCTTCTGTTAAAGCTGTGTCTGGTGATCCTGCAGTGCCGCCGGCAGCAGAGCAGTTATCCTTGAAAGAGACAAGTAGGTATGCTCTTATTGGTAACCATGCTGATTCACATGCACCAAATTCTATGCCTGAACATTCTGGTGCTCTTAGCGCCAAAGGATGTGGTGCCCTTCCTACTGATATAGTGCCCAAAGGCCGTGACTGCCCAACACCATGTGCTGTGCCAAAAATATCTAGTTCTGCTGCTGCCAAATGCCCAGTTTCTCAAGGGGTGGAATCCAAAGGCAATCCTAGACAAGTAATATCACTGGGAAACTCTGCAACCCGATTTGCGAGGTATCAAGATCCTATTGTAACAAGAATGCCACCTATAAGTCGTGATGGCCTTTTGGAGATGACCTCTAAATTATCTGCATCTCCTGGTATGGAAGTTTGCAGTTCTGTTTCGCCAACCACAGGCCTTCCTGGTTGTGCTCCAGCACCAACTAATACTTCGAAGAGCCCTGGGATTTTGGCTCCAGTTTTTTCTCCTAGTCCTAAGGGCTGTGAATCTGTTGTGCCAACCTTGGCACTTGGTAACCCAAAAGGTGCAGGTTCCAAATGCCTCAATTCTGCACCAATGACACCTGGAGGTCAGGAATTTCTTTCATTGAGTTTTGCATTAGAACGCCCCATCCCTCATTCGGTGAAAGGTCCAGACAGTTCAACATCGGCTGCCAGACTTCCACTCTACGCACCTG GGCGTCGACATTCACCATCTGTGAGCACCAAACCCTGTGGTTCTCTCACACTGAGTATGACAGCAAAAGACCATGATCCGTCGGCATCGAGAGCAGAGACAAAGAGCCATGAATCTCCCACAGCTGCTACTAGGCCAGAAAGCCATCGCCCTCAAGCCATGGATGCAGCCACCAAGGttcaaaatgctcccaaacaaa TAACCGGGGAACTGAAAGACCAGGCTGCACAGAATAAGCTACCTGGGCCGAGCCTTGAAGGTAGCAGCCATGCCTTTTGTGCAGCTGACACCCTCGTGGCCCTATCAACTCCACAGGAGTAG